The following are encoded together in the Thunnus maccoyii chromosome 18, fThuMac1.1, whole genome shotgun sequence genome:
- the hoxb5a gene encoding homeobox protein Hox-B5a has translation MSSYFVNSFSGRYPNGPDYQLLNYGASSGAMNGGTYRDSSSATMHHATGSYGYSYNGMDLTVTNRGGGSSSVDNTGGHFGGGSVVGDSRGFGSPAPERSLRQPSSCSLASAADSLLSPGCGDSKLGAQSSSPRSGQPGSGNLSSPNLSSTSSGGGGGGTAQRFTELDDASPESDELQHNRDTGNPPTRTGHPQPHKQEGGPAGSATGSTAGSDGQTPQIFPWMRKLHISHDMTGPDGKRARTAYTRYQTLELEKEFHFNRYLTRRRRIEIAHTLCLTERQIKIWFQNRRMKWKKDNKLKSMTLATGGSVFQP, from the exons ATGAGCTCTTACTTTGTAAACTCGTTCTCGGGGCGCTACCCAAATGGCCCCGACTATCAACTGCTAAATTATGGAGCCAGCAGCGGCGCAATGAACGGCGGGACGTACAGGGACTCTTCCTCCGCCACCATGCACCATGCGACGGGCTCTTACGGGTACAGCTACAATGGCATGGACCTGACCGTCACCAACCGGGGAGGGGGGAGCAGCAGCGTCGACAACACCGGAGGACACTTCGGGGGCGGCTCGGTCGTCGGGGACTCCCGGGGTTTCGGCTCCCCGGCCCCGGAGAGGAGCCTCAGACAACCGTCCAGCTGCTCCCTTGCTTCCGCGGCAGACTCCCTTCTGTCACCCGGTTGTGGAGACAGTAAGCTGGGCGCCCAGAGCTCGTCTCCCCGCTCGGGGCAACCAGGAAGCGGTAATCTCAGCTCTCCAAACCTGTCATCCACCTCCtccggcggcggcggcggcggcacgGCGCAGCGCTTCACGGAGTTGGACGACGCGTCGCCAGAGTCCGACGAGTTGCAGCACAACCGGGATACCGGCAACCCACCAACCAGGACCGGGCACCCGCAGCCGCACAAGCAGGAAGGCGGCCCGGCGGGATCAGCCACTGGCAGCACAGCGGGCAGCGACGGTCAGACACCACAGATATTCCCCTGGATGAGAAAGCTGCACATTAGCCATG ATATGACGGGCCCCGACGGGAAACGGGCGCGGACGGCGTACACCCGCTACCAGACGCTCGAGCTGGAGAAGGAGTTCCACTTCAACCGGTACCTCACGCGGCGACGGCGGATCGAGATTGCACACACTCTCTGCCTCACGGAGCGGCAGATCAAGATCTGGTTCCAGAACCGGAGGATGAAGTGGAAGAAGgacaacaaactgaaaagtaTGACCCTCGCCACCGGCGGCAGTGTCTTCCAACCCTAG